In Allocoprobacillus halotolerans, a genomic segment contains:
- a CDS encoding alpha/beta hydrolase, with amino-acid sequence MAKIQCNVISYTLMRTVDIDVILPTVTIPESLMNQGKVHHDYQKKFPVLYLLHGFGNNHAQWCGYTNVELYAEERQIAVVMISGENKKYIDQNEDLFANFIAYELPEFITQVFPISTRKEDTFIAGLSMGGFGALYHGLSRPEKYSAIGAFSPGIKMQGNPIDLYEVLESCDQKIPIYMACGENDFLYDTNVEFVKSLQDKHMPLTWLSVPGYEHEWRFWDKCIEEFLDWIQRSDAYANAKRKI; translated from the coding sequence ATGGCGAAAATACAATGTAATGTGATTTCGTATACTTTAATGAGAACGGTTGATATTGATGTGATTTTACCAACTGTAACAATTCCTGAAAGTTTGATGAATCAGGGAAAAGTGCATCATGACTATCAAAAGAAATTTCCAGTTTTATATCTTTTACATGGGTTTGGAAACAATCATGCACAATGGTGTGGCTATACTAATGTAGAACTTTATGCTGAGGAAAGACAAATCGCAGTCGTGATGATTTCAGGTGAAAACAAAAAGTATATTGATCAAAATGAAGATTTGTTTGCGAATTTTATTGCTTATGAGCTTCCTGAGTTTATTACGCAAGTTTTCCCAATTTCTACAAGAAAAGAAGATACTTTTATTGCAGGACTTTCAATGGGAGGATTTGGAGCTTTATATCATGGTTTAAGTCGTCCTGAGAAATATAGTGCTATAGGAGCTTTTTCACCAGGAATCAAAATGCAAGGAAATCCAATAGATCTTTATGAAGTATTGGAATCATGTGATCAAAAGATTCCTATCTATATGGCTTGTGGTGAAAATGATTTCCTTTATGATACAAATGTTGAATTTGTAAAAAGTCTTCAAGACAAACATATGCCATTAACATGGTTGAGTGTACCAGGTTATGAACATGAGTGGCGTTTCTGGGATAAATGTATTGAAGAATTTTTAGATTGGATACAGCGCAGTGATGCCTATGCCAATGCAAAAAGAAAAATTTAA
- a CDS encoding family 1 glycosylhydrolase translates to MGFPENFLWGGATAANQYEGGYLSGGKGLATADTITNGDQKHPRRIVIELKDGSKKEISRFEDVPQGAKAIVDEDVYYPSHVATDFYHHYKEDIALMGEMGFKTFRMSINWSRIFPHGDDSHPNEEGLKFYDDVFDECHKYGIEPLVTINHFDLPLHLAHQYEGWLDRKTIDFFMNYCRTIFTRYQHKVKYWLTFNEINFLRDYSTLGICEASNPQKQQQAIYHLLLASAKAVYLGHQINPDFQIGLMIANILFYPETCNPNDAIAQMEMARDFKDFYYDVQCRGYYPSYKLKELERQNVVLQKEDGDDQILRLGTVDFISFSYYNSSVISTRQNSEKSGGNQLGGVKNPYLEESEWGWPIDPQGLRLVLNRLYDKYQLPLMIVENGLGALDTIETDGSIQDDYRIDYLRKHIQEIQKAIEYDGVDVIGYTPWGCIDLVSAGTGEMKKRYGFVHVDMDDLGRGTLKRTRKKSFEWYQKVIATNGQDLD, encoded by the coding sequence ATGGGATTTCCAGAAAACTTTTTATGGGGTGGAGCAACCGCAGCTAATCAATATGAAGGTGGTTATTTAAGTGGAGGTAAAGGTTTAGCAACTGCAGATACCATTACTAATGGTGATCAAAAACATCCCCGTCGTATTGTTATTGAATTGAAAGATGGAAGTAAAAAAGAAATCAGTCGTTTTGAAGATGTTCCTCAAGGAGCTAAAGCTATTGTTGATGAAGATGTTTATTATCCAAGCCATGTAGCTACTGATTTTTATCATCATTATAAAGAAGATATTGCTTTAATGGGAGAAATGGGCTTTAAGACTTTTAGAATGTCTATCAACTGGTCACGTATATTTCCTCATGGCGATGATTCACACCCAAATGAAGAAGGACTCAAATTCTATGATGATGTTTTTGATGAATGTCATAAATACGGAATTGAACCATTGGTAACTATTAATCATTTTGATTTACCCCTTCATTTAGCTCATCAATATGAAGGATGGTTGGATCGTAAAACAATTGATTTCTTTATGAATTATTGTCGTACGATTTTTACCCGTTACCAACATAAAGTTAAATATTGGTTAACATTTAATGAAATTAACTTTTTAAGAGATTATTCAACACTTGGTATTTGTGAGGCTTCAAATCCCCAAAAACAACAACAGGCAATCTATCATTTATTACTTGCTAGTGCTAAAGCAGTATATTTAGGGCATCAAATTAATCCTGATTTTCAAATAGGTTTAATGATAGCCAATATCTTATTTTATCCTGAAACATGTAATCCTAATGATGCGATTGCCCAGATGGAAATGGCAAGAGATTTTAAAGATTTCTATTATGATGTTCAATGCCGTGGTTATTATCCATCTTATAAATTAAAAGAATTAGAAAGACAAAATGTTGTTTTACAAAAAGAAGATGGTGATGATCAGATTCTACGCTTAGGAACAGTTGATTTTATTTCATTTAGTTATTATAATTCATCAGTGATTTCAACACGTCAGAATAGTGAAAAATCAGGTGGTAATCAATTAGGTGGTGTTAAGAATCCTTATCTTGAAGAAAGTGAATGGGGATGGCCAATTGATCCACAAGGTTTAAGACTTGTTTTAAATCGTTTATATGATAAATATCAACTTCCATTGATGATTGTTGAAAATGGATTGGGAGCATTAGATACTATAGAAACAGATGGTTCAATTCAAGATGATTATCGTATAGATTATCTAAGAAAACATATTCAAGAAATTCAAAAAGCCATTGAATATGATGGTGTAGATGTCATAGGATATACACCTTGGGGTTGTATTGATTTAGTATCTGCAGGAACTGGTGAAATGAAAAAACGTTATGGTTTTGTCCATGTTGATATGGATGATTTAGGACGGGGAACGCTTAAAAGAACACGTAAGAAATCTTTTGAGTGGTATCAAAAAGTTATCGCAACTAATGGTCAAGATCTTGATTAG
- a CDS encoding helix-turn-helix transcriptional regulator, producing MRLIFDEEYEDIDSSVRNYDNNKYCLFIDSAGYNETSSIIDVHWHEWLEIVHIIDGHMTTLTPSGAFEVGAGDVIIIGMQSLHKMIGNAGNFRFQCLHINIGFILQHMPSTLLIDKVFMIQNQKVFIDLLSQVILKMNHDDIISQLEYKASLLSLLAQCLQESHYDPTSYHHENNDTFSRILFYVSTHYREDISLAHLSEHFGYTTQHISLMFKRYLNTNYYTYLTKLRLDRAKFLLMTSQKRIIDIAFECGFSSEHVLINHFKKWYAITPSQYRKQEHS from the coding sequence ATGCGATTAATTTTTGATGAAGAATATGAAGATATTGATAGTAGCGTGAGAAACTATGATAATAATAAATATTGCTTATTTATAGATTCGGCAGGGTACAATGAAACATCATCAATAATAGATGTTCATTGGCATGAATGGTTAGAAATTGTACATATCATTGATGGTCATATGACAACATTGACACCCTCAGGGGCATTTGAAGTGGGAGCAGGCGATGTGATTATAATTGGTATGCAGTCATTGCATAAAATGATTGGTAATGCTGGGAACTTTCGTTTTCAGTGCTTACATATCAATATTGGATTTATTTTACAACATATGCCTTCAACATTATTAATTGATAAAGTGTTTATGATTCAAAATCAAAAGGTTTTTATTGACTTGCTTTCACAAGTTATTTTAAAAATGAATCATGATGATATTATTTCCCAATTAGAATACAAAGCATCCCTTCTTTCTTTATTAGCACAATGTTTGCAAGAAAGTCATTATGATCCAACCTCTTATCATCATGAAAATAATGATACATTTTCAAGGATTCTCTTTTATGTCAGTACTCATTATCGTGAAGATATTTCTTTAGCACATCTATCTGAGCATTTTGGATATACAACACAACATATTTCATTAATGTTTAAACGTTATTTAAACACAAATTATTATACTTATCTTACAAAACTACGTTTAGATAGAGCTAAATTTTTATTAATGACATCACAAAAACGTATTATTGATATTGCGTTTGAATGTGGTTTTTCAAGTGAACATGTATTAATTAATCATTTTAAAAAATGGTATGCAATTACACCATCACAATATCGTAAACAGGAACATTCATAA
- a CDS encoding ROK family protein, which produces MEEKVLVIDVGGTFIKYGLIDEQCHLTQTSKIKTPYQSQEHFLETLQNIYLSYQNVHIQGIAMSVPGKIDVMQGVMLTSGALVYLEGLRLAKKLSALCDHVPVSVENDGKAAALCESWVGQAKDCQSCVVLIFGSGIGGGIVIEHHVLRGLDLIAGEFSPVFIDLHKGHYQNFAETYSTLSIVKKVQHMKQNEHIDGEYMMQLYRQQDQDIVSILDDWFEAIAKFCYNIDCMINPECICIGGGISQDVLFVEKIKEKIDEVFGKAYLFRKPQVKSCQYHNDSNLIGAYYTYRQLFSKDGEKNENNFKGR; this is translated from the coding sequence ATGGAAGAAAAAGTATTAGTCATTGATGTGGGAGGAACTTTTATCAAATATGGTTTGATTGATGAACAATGTCATTTGACACAGACATCAAAAATCAAAACACCTTATCAATCACAGGAACATTTTTTAGAAACTTTACAAAATATTTATTTATCTTATCAAAACGTACATATTCAAGGAATCGCCATGAGTGTGCCAGGTAAGATAGATGTTATGCAAGGCGTGATGCTGACAAGTGGAGCGTTGGTGTACCTAGAAGGATTGAGACTTGCCAAAAAGTTATCTGCTTTATGTGATCATGTGCCTGTATCAGTTGAAAATGATGGCAAAGCTGCGGCTTTATGTGAGTCGTGGGTAGGACAGGCAAAAGACTGTCAAAGCTGTGTTGTTTTGATTTTTGGTTCTGGTATTGGTGGAGGTATTGTCATAGAACATCACGTTTTACGAGGCTTAGATTTAATAGCGGGTGAATTTAGTCCGGTTTTTATTGATTTACATAAAGGCCATTATCAAAATTTTGCTGAAACCTATTCGACTTTATCAATTGTAAAAAAGGTACAACACATGAAACAAAACGAACATATTGATGGTGAATATATGATGCAACTTTATCGTCAACAAGATCAAGATATTGTTTCTATTTTAGATGATTGGTTTGAAGCTATCGCTAAATTTTGTTATAACATTGATTGTATGATTAATCCAGAATGTATTTGTATTGGTGGGGGCATTAGTCAGGATGTTTTATTTGTTGAAAAAATAAAGGAAAAGATTGATGAAGTTTTTGGTAAAGCATATCTTTTTAGAAAACCGCAAGTGAAGTCTTGTCAATATCATAATGATTCTAACTTAATTGGTGCGTATTATACATATCGTCAATTATTTTCAAAGGATGGTGAAAAGAATGAAAATAATTTTAAGGGCAGATGA
- a CDS encoding ChbG/HpnK family deacetylase produces MKIILRADDLGISEGVNYGIFKAVYDGMVSCVGLMPNMESARHGYDLIKDLDICLGQHTNICLGKPVSDPLKIPSLVNENGEFYISREINHRQQDTVDILECELEIEAQLQRFIEITGKKPEYFEGHAVFSKNYFQALKNVAKRYHLFYDHPMDENWQKQYHIQSLDYFSLDDRGLYDPYQYFESQLPNIQKNECSLVVFHPGFLDQYILKHSSYTLIRPMECAFLCSQWLKDWLLKHHIEIVDFRNYQKE; encoded by the coding sequence ATGAAAATAATTTTAAGGGCAGATGATTTAGGCATCAGTGAAGGTGTGAATTATGGCATTTTTAAAGCCGTTTATGATGGGATGGTTAGTTGTGTTGGATTGATGCCCAATATGGAAAGTGCTAGACATGGTTATGATTTGATAAAAGATTTAGATATTTGTTTAGGACAACATACCAATATCTGTTTAGGTAAACCAGTGAGTGATCCTTTGAAGATTCCATCTTTAGTTAATGAAAACGGAGAATTTTATATAAGTCGTGAAATTAATCATCGTCAACAAGATACGGTAGACATTTTAGAATGTGAATTGGAAATTGAAGCACAACTTCAAAGGTTTATAGAAATTACAGGAAAGAAACCAGAGTATTTTGAAGGACACGCAGTGTTTTCAAAAAATTATTTTCAGGCACTCAAAAACGTGGCGAAAAGATATCATCTTTTCTATGATCATCCAATGGATGAAAACTGGCAGAAACAATATCATATTCAATCTTTAGATTACTTTTCATTGGATGATAGAGGTTTGTATGATCCTTATCAATATTTTGAAAGTCAATTACCAAATATTCAAAAAAATGAGTGTAGTTTAGTTGTTTTTCATCCCGGTTTTTTAGATCAATATATTTTGAAACATTCTTCTTATACTTTGATTAGACCCATGGAATGTGCATTTTTATGTAGTCAGTGGTTAAAAGACTGGTTATTAAAACATCATATTGAAATTGTAGATTTTCGTAACTATCAAAAGGAGTAA
- a CDS encoding putative ABC transporter permease, translated as MEKYISALIITFYIYGFAGWIWESFVCPILTRHKIKNSGFLNGPIVPIYGVGALTVSLLFSAKESYLSIFIEGAFVACVIEYITSWAMEKLYHRRWWDYSDKAFHVNGRVCLEGFLIFGLFSVVAVKYVQPMLLEKVMQYGLITLVIIATMLTTLLVIDLVFTVVSLTHLDERLDALRKDLELTVQTLIDNVEQSKHDFDEIMELWKENDLASYRQWFHEKSINERRIMKAFPMLMKHQDKGEKKMVRNRHENYLSRTCHGLACGYFVSFVLGTICKELGQIVHFSILYQWGVMLTYMMGPAIGIAMAWCMEAKGINLLAAVLAGSIGAGSIVVDGSQVSLAIGQPFWLIWQLY; from the coding sequence ATGGAAAAATATATCAGTGCTTTGATAATCACTTTTTATATATATGGTTTTGCTGGATGGATATGGGAATCATTTGTTTGCCCGATTCTTACACGACATAAAATCAAAAACAGTGGTTTTTTAAATGGCCCTATTGTTCCTATTTATGGGGTTGGGGCATTAACAGTATCGTTATTGTTTTCGGCTAAAGAAAGTTATCTTTCTATTTTTATTGAAGGAGCTTTTGTGGCTTGTGTGATTGAATATATCACATCTTGGGCGATGGAGAAGCTTTATCATCGCCGTTGGTGGGATTATTCAGATAAAGCTTTTCATGTCAATGGAAGGGTTTGTTTAGAAGGTTTTTTAATCTTTGGTCTTTTTAGTGTGGTGGCTGTCAAATATGTTCAACCAATGTTGTTAGAAAAAGTGATGCAATATGGTTTAATTACATTGGTTATTATTGCAACGATGTTGACAACATTACTTGTAATAGATTTAGTTTTCACGGTTGTTTCTTTAACACATTTAGATGAACGTTTAGATGCTTTAAGAAAAGATTTAGAATTAACTGTACAAACTTTGATTGATAATGTTGAACAAAGCAAACATGATTTTGATGAAATTATGGAATTATGGAAAGAAAATGATCTTGCAAGTTATCGTCAATGGTTCCATGAAAAGTCTATCAATGAACGACGTATTATGAAAGCTTTCCCAATGTTAATGAAACATCAGGATAAAGGGGAGAAAAAGATGGTAAGAAATAGACATGAAAATTATTTATCACGTACCTGTCATGGGTTGGCTTGTGGCTATTTTGTAAGTTTTGTTTTAGGGACAATATGCAAGGAGCTTGGACAGATTGTACATTTTTCTATATTATATCAATGGGGAGTCATGTTGACTTATATGATGGGACCTGCAATTGGTATTGCGATGGCATGGTGTATGGAAGCCAAAGGAATCAATTTATTAGCTGCTGTACTTGCTGGAAGTATTGGGGCAGGAAGTATTGTCGTGGATGGCAGCCAGGTGTCATTGGCGATTGGGCAACCTTTTTGGCTTATTTGGCAGTTATATTAG
- a CDS encoding UDP-N-acetylmuramoyl-L-alanyl-D-glutamate--2,6-diaminopimelate ligase, whose protein sequence is MKLEGLLKELDYQLIQGHLDEEVSQIDYDSRQVKEESLFVCIPGAKVDGHSFIDQVIEAGAKTIVIEHPIEYQPGITYVLVENARKALALLSCAFFNHPSREMTVIGLTGTKGKTTTSYMVASILEKAHKKVGIIGTIGSIVNGEFKKTKNTTPESFELQRLMREMVDAGCEYCVMEVSSQGLMLDRVTGIDFDIGVFTNLSPDHIGENEHRSFEHYMSCKKKLFQMCHIGLFNKDDEHYKDMIDQAQCEIKTYSIQQPSDLQASHIVLYQDKNILGTTFDTKGVISSSFQTNIPGQFSVYNSLVAIMICYLLHIEVPYIQEALKQVSVKGRVEMVPVPRPYTVLIDYAHNALSFDSILSTMSEYQPHRIYCVYGLGGHRDPHRRYDAGSIVAKYHAFSVLTADNPRGESVQDICNDIIEGINEYQGEYIVIEDRREAIHYALKHASEGDVILCLGKGHEDYQILDEEPLPFSERQIIEEYFQ, encoded by the coding sequence ATGAAATTAGAGGGATTATTAAAGGAATTAGATTATCAATTGATACAAGGACATTTAGATGAAGAAGTGTCACAAATTGATTATGATTCAAGACAAGTCAAAGAGGAAAGTTTATTTGTTTGTATACCTGGTGCTAAGGTGGATGGACATTCTTTTATTGATCAAGTGATTGAAGCTGGTGCGAAAACAATTGTGATTGAACATCCTATTGAATACCAGCCAGGAATCACTTATGTGTTAGTTGAAAATGCCAGAAAGGCATTGGCTTTATTGTCATGTGCCTTCTTTAATCATCCTAGTCGTGAGATGACAGTGATTGGTTTAACTGGGACAAAAGGAAAAACGACAACATCTTATATGGTTGCATCTATTTTAGAAAAAGCACATAAAAAAGTAGGCATTATTGGGACAATAGGTTCAATTGTCAATGGTGAATTTAAGAAAACAAAAAATACAACACCAGAATCTTTTGAGTTACAGCGTTTAATGCGAGAAATGGTGGATGCTGGTTGTGAATATTGTGTGATGGAAGTGTCATCACAAGGTTTGATGTTAGATCGTGTCACAGGTATTGATTTTGATATTGGGGTATTTACCAACTTATCACCTGATCATATTGGAGAAAACGAACATCGTTCTTTTGAACATTATATGTCATGTAAAAAGAAATTGTTTCAAATGTGTCATATAGGCTTATTTAATAAAGATGATGAACATTATAAAGATATGATTGATCAGGCACAATGTGAAATCAAGACTTATTCTATTCAACAGCCAAGTGATTTGCAGGCATCACATATTGTCTTATATCAAGATAAAAATATTTTAGGAACAACATTTGATACAAAGGGAGTCATTTCATCTTCATTCCAAACAAATATTCCTGGTCAATTTAGTGTCTATAATTCATTAGTTGCGATTATGATTTGTTATTTATTGCATATTGAAGTTCCATATATTCAAGAGGCATTAAAACAGGTCAGTGTCAAAGGACGTGTCGAAATGGTACCAGTTCCTCGACCTTATACAGTCTTGATTGATTATGCACATAATGCCTTATCATTTGATAGTATTTTATCAACTATGAGTGAATATCAACCTCATCGTATTTACTGTGTTTATGGTTTAGGTGGGCATCGTGATCCTCATCGCCGCTATGATGCTGGATCGATTGTCGCTAAATATCATGCTTTCTCTGTTTTAACGGCTGATAATCCTCGAGGAGAATCAGTTCAAGATATTTGTAATGATATTATTGAAGGAATTAATGAATATCAGGGTGAATATATTGTCATCGAAGATCGTCGTGAAGCCATTCATTATGCTTTGAAACATGCTAGTGAAGGTGATGTGATTTTGTGTCTAGGTAAAGGTCATGAGGATTATCAAATCTTAGATGAAGAACCATTACCTTTTAGCGAAAGACAAATCATTGAAGAATATTTTCAATAA
- a CDS encoding polysaccharide deacetylase family protein — MALYQEVEPLQYIEKLSHIEENDIQIDNQVDNGKLGEYQILYSYHQKVFALTVYIDDMLPPQFETQNKTILINEKVSPKELVKNIEDDSKTKVYFPKEYVFDKEKTYKVVVVVEDSYGNKTEKNAYVQVQAKDEQPPVVSGLTPITLLIGDEIDLKKDVVVKDNHDDSPTLTIDDSQLNIRKIGEYEVYYHVKDVSGNEDTFTRKVEVLSQYDNREAIKDGIKTCYLTFDDGPSQNTKEILDILDEYQIKATFFVTGTSPQHFHYIKEAYQKGHTIGLHTYSHDYEYIYSSLKNYISDLNKIKDVVYQQIGKNVDFIRFPGGSSNLVSKKYNDGIMTRLTKKSLIWVISIMIGLLLMVMGRVLKL, encoded by the coding sequence TTGGCACTTTATCAAGAAGTTGAGCCACTTCAATATATTGAAAAACTTTCACATATTGAAGAAAATGATATTCAAATAGATAATCAGGTAGATAATGGAAAATTAGGGGAATATCAGATTCTTTATTCTTATCATCAAAAAGTCTTTGCTTTAACAGTTTATATTGATGATATGTTACCACCTCAATTTGAAACTCAAAATAAAACAATATTAATCAATGAAAAAGTTTCCCCAAAAGAATTAGTCAAAAATATAGAAGATGATTCCAAGACAAAAGTTTATTTTCCAAAAGAGTATGTTTTTGACAAAGAAAAGACATATAAGGTTGTCGTTGTTGTAGAAGATAGTTATGGCAATAAAACTGAGAAAAATGCTTATGTGCAAGTACAGGCAAAAGATGAACAACCTCCAGTTGTCAGTGGTTTAACACCAATAACTTTATTGATTGGGGATGAAATTGATTTGAAAAAAGATGTTGTGGTTAAAGATAATCATGATGATTCACCAACTTTAACGATTGATGATTCGCAGTTAAATATTCGTAAAATTGGTGAATATGAAGTTTATTATCATGTCAAAGATGTTTCAGGTAATGAAGATACTTTCACAAGAAAAGTGGAAGTTTTGAGTCAATATGATAATCGTGAAGCCATCAAAGATGGAATTAAGACTTGTTATTTAACTTTTGATGATGGTCCTTCACAAAATACCAAGGAAATATTAGATATTTTAGATGAATATCAAATCAAAGCAACATTCTTTGTGACAGGAACATCACCTCAACATTTCCATTATATTAAAGAGGCTTATCAAAAAGGACATACGATTGGTTTGCATACGTATAGTCATGATTATGAATATATTTATAGTTCATTAAAAAATTATATTAGTGATTTGAATAAGATTAAAGATGTTGTTTATCAACAAATTGGAAAGAATGTTGATTTCATACGTTTTCCTGGTGGATCAAGTAATCTTGTTTCTAAAAAATATAATGATGGCATTATGACACGTTTAACAAAAAAGTCATTGATTTGGGTTATCAGTATTATGATTGGACTTCTATTAATGGTGATGGGGAGGGTATTAAAACTGTAG
- a CDS encoding MerR family transcriptional regulator translates to MEKKTYTSGEIAKICHVSIRTVQYYDYEHIVKPSHLDESGRRQYSIEDLQHFQLFCYIRIWVCHQKRFVRFFKRIIIIIC, encoded by the coding sequence GTGGAAAAGAAAACATATACAAGTGGAGAAATCGCAAAAATTTGTCACGTTAGTATCAGAACAGTTCAGTATTATGATTATGAACATATCGTCAAACCATCACATTTAGATGAAAGTGGTAGAAGACAATATTCTATTGAAGATTTACAGCATTTTCAACTGTTTTGTTATATAAGGATTTGGGTTTGTCATCAAAAGAGATTCGTCAGATTTTTCAAGAGAATCATCATTATTATCTGTTAG
- a CDS encoding LacI family DNA-binding transcriptional regulator gives MKVTMKDIAKKLNISINAVSIALNDKPGVSDEMRWLILKTADEMGYINEKRKYLSVFSRTNICILMQSYYANTGHFYSIVLRSIVDEAKNLGYSSIMNYFEDEHMDMPECIVERKVAGMVVVGKISDVNLKQLKKTGIPIVLVDFTSLYDSCDCVLTHNKQGGYMITNYVLQKGYQKIGFFGDLNYSMSFQDRFIGFKEALMKHHIIQGYCDDAYIRQYSF, from the coding sequence ATGAAAGTGACAATGAAAGATATTGCGAAAAAATTAAATATTTCAATTAATGCTGTATCTATTGCTTTAAATGACAAACCGGGTGTGAGTGATGAAATGCGTTGGTTGATATTAAAAACGGCTGATGAAATGGGTTATATTAATGAAAAAAGAAAATATTTATCTGTTTTTTCGAGAACGAATATTTGTATCCTGATGCAAAGCTATTATGCTAATACGGGTCATTTTTATTCCATTGTATTACGTTCCATTGTAGATGAAGCAAAGAATCTAGGATATTCGTCTATTATGAATTATTTTGAAGATGAACATATGGATATGCCTGAATGTATTGTGGAAAGAAAAGTGGCAGGGATGGTCGTTGTTGGAAAAATCTCTGATGTGAATTTAAAGCAATTAAAAAAGACTGGAATACCGATTGTTTTGGTTGATTTTACATCTTTATATGATAGCTGTGATTGTGTACTCACCCATAATAAACAAGGTGGCTATATGATAACCAATTATGTATTACAAAAAGGTTATCAAAAGATTGGCTTTTTTGGTGATTTGAATTATTCGATGAGTTTTCAAGATCGTTTTATAGGTTTTAAAGAGGCTTTAATGAAACATCATATCATACAAGGATATTGTGATGATGCTTATATTCGTCAATATTCTTTTTAG
- a CDS encoding substrate-binding domain-containing protein, translating into MICANDSNAFVVIQALHTMGLKIPDDIGVTGFDDTPLAEKFIPSLTTLQVQKESMGKEAVHRLVDRIQRKDYIQKTELLSVKIIERTSVK; encoded by the coding sequence TTGATTTGTGCCAATGATTCTAATGCTTTTGTAGTGATACAGGCATTACATACAATGGGATTAAAAATACCTGATGATATAGGTGTGACTGGTTTTGATGATACCCCTTTGGCAGAAAAATTTATCCCATCATTAACAACATTACAAGTGCAAAAGGAAAGTATGGGAAAAGAAGCTGTTCATCGTTTGGTTGATCGTATTCAAAGAAAGGACTATATTCAAAAAACGGAATTGTTAAGTGTGAAGATTATTGAAAGAACTTCTGTGAAATAA